In the Acetonema longum DSM 6540 genome, one interval contains:
- a CDS encoding UDP-N-acetylmuramoyl-L-alanyl-D-glutamate--2,6-diaminopimelate ligase, protein MIAKELKALVTLLPNANVISGELAHRIEHLVYDSRAAQANTLFVCLAGAKVDGHDYVAKAHEQGAVAALVEKDVAAPDGMTIIKVPDTRLAMQSIAPYFFDYPAQKLRMIGVTGTNGKTTTTYLIRHILQTAGYRVGLIGTINSYIGDRVLPVKNTTPDVIDLQSLLRQMADAQMDYVVMEVSSHALALGRVAGCEYDVGVFTNLTQDHLDFHKTLENYRCAKAQLFAMLASQHGKQGSKAAIINLDDPAGQTMIQAVGKVKVLTYGIHQTTDILAQDIDVQAKGASCRVRTPQGDLALQLKITGIFNIYNMMAACGVALAENVPLATLRSALESFRSVAGRFEIVDAVQSFSVIVDYAHTPDGLENILRTVGQFAKGRIISVFGCGGDRDKTKRPIMGKLAAAMSDIVIATSDNPRSEDPVQILKEIEVGIKEGLTTNTYEVIIERREAIKRAISLAQPDDIVIIAGKGHETYQILKDKTIHFDDREVAREWIQEMK, encoded by the coding sequence ATGATAGCGAAAGAATTGAAGGCACTTGTAACCCTATTGCCAAATGCAAACGTAATATCCGGCGAGCTGGCTCACAGGATCGAACACCTGGTATATGATTCCCGCGCTGCCCAGGCAAATACTTTGTTTGTTTGTCTGGCCGGGGCCAAAGTCGACGGCCATGATTATGTTGCAAAGGCGCATGAGCAGGGCGCAGTGGCGGCCTTAGTCGAAAAAGATGTAGCAGCGCCTGACGGCATGACCATTATCAAGGTGCCGGACACCCGGCTGGCAATGCAGAGCATCGCTCCCTATTTTTTCGATTATCCTGCTCAGAAATTGCGCATGATCGGGGTAACCGGAACCAACGGCAAAACCACCACCACCTATTTGATCCGTCATATTTTGCAGACAGCCGGGTATCGGGTAGGACTCATCGGGACGATCAACTCCTACATTGGGGACCGGGTACTGCCGGTGAAAAATACCACCCCGGATGTGATCGATCTGCAAAGCCTGCTGCGTCAAATGGCGGATGCGCAAATGGATTATGTGGTGATGGAGGTTTCTTCCCATGCGCTGGCCTTGGGACGGGTAGCCGGATGCGAGTATGATGTGGGCGTATTTACTAACCTGACCCAGGATCATTTGGATTTTCATAAAACCCTGGAGAACTATCGTTGCGCCAAAGCGCAGCTGTTTGCCATGCTGGCATCGCAACATGGCAAACAGGGCTCCAAGGCGGCCATTATCAATCTGGATGACCCGGCCGGTCAGACCATGATTCAGGCTGTAGGCAAGGTGAAGGTTTTGACCTATGGCATCCATCAGACCACCGATATCCTGGCTCAGGACATTGATGTTCAGGCCAAGGGGGCATCCTGCCGCGTGCGAACTCCCCAAGGCGATCTGGCTTTACAATTAAAAATTACCGGTATATTTAATATTTATAATATGATGGCGGCCTGCGGCGTGGCGCTGGCTGAAAACGTTCCCCTGGCTACCCTTCGTTCGGCTTTGGAAAGTTTCCGCAGTGTGGCCGGCAGGTTTGAAATCGTGGATGCCGTTCAGTCCTTCAGTGTCATTGTGGATTATGCCCATACACCTGACGGGTTGGAAAATATTCTTCGTACTGTCGGGCAATTTGCCAAAGGACGCATTATTTCGGTGTTTGGCTGCGGCGGCGACCGGGATAAAACTAAACGGCCGATTATGGGGAAACTGGCCGCGGCAATGTCGGATATTGTGATTGCCACATCCGATAATCCCCGGTCGGAAGATCCTGTCCAGATTCTGAAAGAAATTGAGGTAGGGATCAAAGAAGGGCTTACTACAAATACATATGAAGTTATTATAGAACGGCGGGAAGCCATCAAACGGGCGATTTCCCTGGCGCAACCCGACGATATTGTGATCATCGCCGGCAAGGGGCATGAAACCTATCAAATTTTAAAAGATAAAACCATTCACTTTGATGACCGTGAAGTTGCTCGCGAATGGATACAGGAGATGAAATAG
- a CDS encoding stage V sporulation protein D has product MVSASHVTIRKRLAWLFLFVTLVMIGLAGRLVYLQFFQSSWLTEHAADQRLRHIPVEAKRGIIFDRNGKELAVSVSTESLYAIPAQITDADQTAAKLAAILPLDRHLLVQKLKRRQAFIWLDRKIDDAAAQEIKKLNLPGIGLTQENRRHYPYENLASHVLGFTGIDSQGLDGIELTFDNYLRGRPGGIVVENDARGREIPYSSPRYVAPVEGNNVYLTIDIVIQQIVERELEQAMKNTQAKGGSILVMDPQTGELLAMASRPDYDPNRFAEYPSSAWRNIAVSNSYEPGSTFKIIPAAVALEEKLVTLDSRFYDPGSVEVQGRHIHCHRRSGHGSQTFLQIVENSCNVGFVNVGLRIGKDRFYDYIDAFGFGRLTDVDLPGEAKGLVINRQKVKPINIATISIGQSIAVTPLQLVSAVSAVANGGKLLRPQIVREVQDHNGQFIRAFHPDVKVQVLDAATSKKMTGILESVVENGTGKNAYIPGMHIGGKTGTAQKAGAGGGYASGKYVGSFIGMAPANAPRIVVLVVIDEPQGLYYGGQIAAPVASNVIKNVMQYLGLSAKDIAPKPGDDTPHTTVPNVINLSLSEAVQELRKAGLDVKSDGTDGTISDQVPKPFSRVPQGSSILLYSASPRFSASEVTVPSLEGYEPKQAIQLLSELGFIVETSGSGGTIVMQEPSAGKKVPAGSSVMLYLE; this is encoded by the coding sequence TATGATAGGTTTGGCCGGCCGCCTGGTTTATTTACAGTTTTTTCAAAGCTCCTGGCTGACAGAGCACGCTGCCGATCAACGGCTACGCCATATTCCGGTGGAAGCCAAACGAGGAATCATTTTCGACAGAAATGGCAAGGAATTAGCCGTAAGTGTGAGCACAGAATCCTTGTACGCGATTCCGGCTCAAATAACAGACGCCGACCAAACAGCAGCCAAATTGGCTGCTATTTTACCTTTAGATAGACATCTTCTGGTGCAAAAGTTAAAGAGACGCCAGGCGTTTATCTGGCTTGATCGTAAAATTGACGACGCCGCCGCTCAGGAAATCAAGAAGCTGAACCTGCCGGGCATTGGTCTGACCCAGGAAAACCGGCGGCATTACCCTTATGAAAATTTAGCTTCTCATGTGCTGGGTTTTACCGGGATTGACAGTCAGGGCCTGGATGGAATTGAACTTACGTTTGACAACTATTTGCGAGGCCGTCCCGGGGGTATTGTGGTTGAAAATGACGCACGGGGGCGGGAAATTCCCTATTCCAGTCCCCGTTACGTTGCTCCGGTGGAAGGAAATAATGTTTACCTAACAATTGATATCGTAATTCAGCAGATTGTGGAACGTGAATTGGAACAAGCCATGAAAAATACTCAGGCCAAAGGGGGGAGCATCCTGGTCATGGACCCCCAGACAGGAGAACTGTTGGCCATGGCCAGCCGGCCGGATTATGATCCAAACCGTTTTGCCGAATATCCTTCTTCCGCCTGGCGTAACATTGCGGTGTCCAATTCCTATGAGCCGGGGTCCACTTTCAAAATCATTCCGGCGGCAGTGGCCTTAGAAGAAAAACTGGTAACCCTGGACAGCCGATTTTACGATCCGGGATCAGTCGAAGTCCAAGGCCGGCACATCCACTGCCACCGGCGCAGCGGACACGGCAGCCAGACTTTCCTGCAGATCGTGGAAAATTCCTGTAATGTCGGCTTCGTTAATGTTGGGTTACGAATAGGGAAGGATCGGTTTTATGACTATATTGACGCCTTTGGGTTTGGCCGGCTGACGGATGTAGATTTGCCCGGCGAAGCCAAGGGGCTGGTCATTAACCGGCAAAAAGTAAAACCGATTAACATTGCGACGATATCCATCGGCCAAAGTATTGCCGTAACGCCTTTACAACTGGTATCAGCAGTATCGGCGGTGGCCAATGGAGGAAAACTGCTGCGGCCTCAAATTGTGAGGGAAGTGCAGGACCATAACGGTCAATTCATACGCGCGTTTCATCCTGATGTGAAGGTCCAAGTTTTGGATGCCGCTACCAGCAAAAAAATGACAGGAATTTTGGAAAGTGTTGTAGAAAATGGAACGGGGAAAAACGCCTACATACCGGGGATGCATATTGGAGGCAAAACCGGTACGGCGCAAAAAGCAGGAGCAGGCGGCGGCTATGCCAGCGGCAAATACGTGGGATCTTTCATTGGAATGGCGCCTGCCAATGCGCCTCGGATCGTGGTTTTAGTTGTCATAGATGAACCCCAGGGTTTATACTATGGAGGGCAAATTGCAGCGCCTGTTGCCAGTAATGTCATAAAAAACGTGATGCAGTATCTGGGCTTGTCCGCCAAGGATATTGCTCCTAAGCCTGGCGACGATACCCCTCATACGACGGTGCCCAATGTCATTAACTTATCTTTATCTGAAGCCGTGCAGGAACTTCGCAAAGCAGGGCTGGATGTGAAAAGTGATGGCACTGACGGAACAATCAGTGACCAGGTTCCTAAACCCTTCAGCCGGGTACCTCAAGGCTCAAGCATTTTGCTCTATTCCGCCAGCCCGCGGTTCAGCGCCTCGGAGGTGACGGTCCCCAGTCTGGAGGGGTATGAGCCTAAACAGGCCATCCAGTTGTTGAGTGAATTAGGATTTATAGTTGAAACCAGCGGCAGTGGTGGTACAATAGTAATGCAGGAACCGTCGGCGGGCAAAAAGGTACCGGCAGGATCCAGTGTGATGCTCTATCTCGAATAG